From one Cereibacter sphaeroides 2.4.1 genomic stretch:
- a CDS encoding ribbon-helix-helix domain-containing protein: MPRTTTMTIRVSGALSEFVATNVGEDGAYENVSEYIRDLIRRDKERAEREAFDRLKAELNRAYAAPEDSYMPLTAAEVIARNRT, encoded by the coding sequence ATGCCCCGCACCACCACCATGACCATCCGCGTTAGCGGCGCCCTCAGCGAGTTCGTTGCGACCAATGTCGGCGAAGACGGCGCCTACGAGAATGTCAGCGAGTACATCCGCGACCTGATCCGTCGCGACAAGGAGCGTGCGGAGCGCGAGGCGTTCGATCGCCTGAAGGCCGAACTCAACCGTGCCTATGCCGCGCCCGAGGACAGTTACATGCCGCTGACCGCTGCGGAGGTCATCGCCCGGAACCGGACCTGA
- a CDS encoding plasmid partitioning protein RepB C-terminal domain-containing protein: protein MPDDMGPTGQKQVTLIPTERIRVLNPRVRNRRTFEAMVENIARIGLKRPITVAPRAGTDPQEYDLVCGQGRLEAFIELKQDHIPAIVIEADESDCLVMSLVENCARRQHNPIDLMREIGALRQRGYNDRQIGEKIGVSTEYVNMIAGLLEKGEERLVSAVETGVLPLNLAIEISKTDAKGAQKALMDAYTQNKLRGRKLALVRRLIQQRELRGPQLHSNPLGRKPPKRALTSEGLVRAYQQEATRQKLLIKKAELTQSRLMFVREAFRKLRADGHFMTLLRAEGLETMPADLARSRTEGAPT, encoded by the coding sequence ATGCCCGACGACATGGGGCCGACCGGCCAGAAGCAGGTGACTCTGATCCCGACCGAACGGATCCGGGTTCTCAATCCCCGCGTCCGCAACCGTCGCACCTTCGAGGCGATGGTGGAGAACATTGCACGCATCGGCCTGAAGCGCCCGATCACCGTGGCGCCGCGCGCCGGGACCGATCCGCAGGAATACGACCTGGTCTGCGGTCAGGGCCGCCTCGAGGCCTTCATCGAACTGAAGCAGGACCACATCCCCGCCATCGTGATCGAGGCCGACGAAAGCGATTGCCTCGTCATGAGCCTCGTCGAAAACTGTGCGCGGCGGCAGCACAACCCCATCGATCTGATGCGCGAGATCGGCGCGCTCCGCCAGCGTGGCTACAACGACCGTCAGATTGGCGAAAAGATCGGCGTGTCCACCGAATATGTGAACATGATCGCGGGGCTGCTGGAGAAAGGCGAGGAGCGCCTGGTTTCGGCCGTGGAAACCGGGGTGCTTCCGCTGAATCTGGCCATCGAGATATCCAAGACCGACGCGAAGGGGGCGCAGAAAGCGCTCATGGACGCCTACACCCAGAACAAGCTGCGGGGACGGAAGCTGGCACTGGTGCGCCGCCTGATCCAGCAGCGCGAACTGCGCGGTCCGCAACTCCACAGCAATCCGCTCGGACGCAAGCCTCCGAAACGGGCGCTGACGAGCGAGGGCCTTGTCCGGGCGTATCAGCAGGAGGCCACGCGCCAGAAGCTCCTGATCAAGAAGGCCGAGCTCACTCAGAGCCGGCTGATGTTCGTGCGCGAGGCCTTCCGCAAGCTCCGCGCGGACGGTCACTTCATGACCCTGCTCAGGGCGGAGGGGCTTGAGACGATGCCCGCCGATCTCGCGCGTTCCCGGACCGAGGGGGCACCTACATGA
- a CDS encoding DUF3883 domain-containing protein, translating to MSNGSWTDQENDLIVADYFAMLADDISGRPYNKAEHRRGLLPRLNDRSAGSVEFKHQNISAVLKGLGEDWIPGYKPAFNFQMTLMDAVARWLALNPAWIGRHPAAPPPTDLAEARPIWIGPPPTLSNQPPPQELEQMLHIARKFDVAARDERNRALGRAGEERVLAHERAFLKSAGCDDLARKVRWVSEEDGDGAGYDIASFAPDGRPRLIEVKTTNGWERTPFHISRNELAVAEERRSEWSLFRLWNFAREPKAFELHPPLDAHVTLTATSFQASFH from the coding sequence ATGTCGAACGGGTCCTGGACAGATCAGGAGAACGACCTGATCGTCGCGGATTACTTCGCGATGCTGGCCGACGACATCTCTGGTCGCCCCTACAACAAGGCCGAGCACCGGCGCGGGCTTCTGCCGCGATTGAACGATCGGTCCGCGGGATCGGTCGAGTTCAAGCACCAGAACATCAGCGCCGTACTGAAGGGGCTCGGTGAGGACTGGATCCCGGGTTACAAGCCTGCCTTCAATTTCCAGATGACGCTGATGGATGCGGTGGCGCGCTGGCTGGCGCTGAACCCGGCCTGGATCGGCCGCCATCCTGCGGCACCACCGCCGACCGATCTGGCAGAGGCGCGGCCGATCTGGATCGGGCCGCCGCCCACGCTGTCGAACCAGCCGCCGCCGCAGGAGCTGGAGCAGATGCTGCACATCGCCCGTAAATTCGATGTCGCGGCGAGAGACGAGCGCAACCGCGCCCTCGGCCGCGCCGGAGAGGAGCGCGTTCTGGCGCACGAACGTGCATTCCTCAAATCAGCGGGCTGCGATGATCTTGCGCGCAAGGTCCGGTGGGTGTCGGAGGAGGACGGCGACGGAGCCGGCTACGACATCGCCAGCTTTGCGCCGGATGGCCGTCCGCGCTTGATCGAGGTGAAAACGACGAATGGCTGGGAACGTACACCCTTCCACATCAGCCGCAACGAGCTGGCCGTGGCCGAGGAGCGGCGCTCGGAATGGTCCCTTTTCCGCCTGTGGAACTTCGCGCGCGAGCCGAAGGCGTTCGAGTTGCACCCGCCGCTGGACGCGCATGTCACGCTGACCGCGACGTCCTTTCAGGCGAGTTTTCACTAG
- a CDS encoding plasmid partitioning protein RepB C-terminal domain-containing protein, with amino-acid sequence MKRDARDAPKSITLGFEADCVTLPIDAILPLRALGKSAKSSRKYRQIAASIAQIGIVEPPVVVRNPDRSATWLLLDGHMRIEALKDAGGSEVECLVSTDDEAFTYNRQISRLAPIQEHKMIRKAIERGVPEEKIALALDLNMSSIRRKARLLDGICEEAVAILKDKPCTNAVFDALRKMRTMRQIEAAELLVNANNYSVAYVNAILAGTPQAQLVESSKPKKVKGITPDAMARMEQELARLQEGIASIQDTYGEDHLHLTVIKGYVGKLLGNARVVRYLAQNHPEFLGEFQTITEITPAEADAAE; translated from the coding sequence ATGAAGCGCGACGCTCGCGACGCCCCGAAGAGCATCACGCTCGGGTTCGAGGCGGACTGTGTCACCCTCCCCATCGACGCGATCCTGCCGCTGCGCGCTTTGGGCAAGTCCGCGAAATCCAGTCGGAAGTACCGGCAGATCGCGGCCTCCATCGCCCAGATCGGGATCGTCGAGCCGCCCGTCGTGGTTCGGAACCCCGACAGGTCGGCCACCTGGTTGCTGCTGGACGGCCACATGCGGATCGAGGCGTTGAAGGACGCAGGCGGGAGCGAGGTGGAATGTCTCGTTTCCACCGACGACGAGGCTTTTACCTACAATCGTCAGATCAGCCGCCTTGCGCCGATCCAGGAACACAAGATGATCCGCAAGGCGATCGAGCGCGGCGTGCCTGAGGAGAAGATCGCGCTCGCTCTCGACCTCAACATGAGCAGCATCCGGCGCAAGGCGCGCCTGCTGGACGGCATCTGCGAAGAAGCCGTCGCCATCCTGAAGGACAAGCCCTGCACGAACGCCGTCTTCGATGCGCTGCGCAAGATGAGGACCATGCGCCAGATCGAGGCGGCCGAGCTTCTGGTCAACGCAAACAACTATTCCGTCGCCTACGTGAATGCGATCCTCGCAGGAACGCCGCAGGCCCAGCTGGTCGAGTCGTCCAAGCCGAAGAAGGTGAAAGGCATCACGCCTGACGCGATGGCGCGCATGGAACAGGAGCTGGCCCGCCTTCAGGAGGGCATCGCCTCGATCCAGGACACCTACGGCGAGGACCATCTGCATCTGACCGTGATCAAGGGCTATGTCGGCAAGCTGCTCGGGAACGCCCGGGTCGTCCGCTACCTTGCGCAGAACCATCCCGAGTTCCTCGGAGAGTTCCAGACGATCACCGAGATCACGCCGGCCGAGGCCGATGCCGCCGAGTAG
- a CDS encoding recombinase family protein, whose protein sequence is MRGREASRETGASQSDPDVPAVAYVRMSTDHQKYSTENQLDVIRSYAAARGLQILRVFEDSGRSGLRLDGREALQNLMGEVQSGRADFKAILVYDVSRWGRFQDADEGAYHEHVCSRAGIRVHYCGEQFENDGSIGSNLLKTVKRVMAGEYSRELSVKVFAGQCRLVELGYRQGGAAGYGLRRVLIDEHGSPKGELSRGEQKSLQTDRVILVPGPEEEQRVVQRMYAMFVDEGRPEREIAKILNADGHRTDLDRPWTRATVHQVLTSEKYIGNNVFAKVSFKLKQRRVVNPREMWIRAEGAYPAIVDQALFLRAREIVDARSRHFSDEQLLDALRAILRRQGMLSGLIIDEEENLPSSSAYRSRFGSLLRAYRLIGYEPDRDYSYIEANRALRQAHPQVVAEIIAGVTRHGGSAVQDPDTDLVRVNDEFTVSIVLARCTATAAGSLRWRIRLDTGLVPDITIAVRMDEVNEAPRDYYVLPSIDMTVGKLKLAEQNGLALDAYRFDTLDFFYALASRARIAEVA, encoded by the coding sequence ATGCGAGGGCGTGAGGCAAGCAGGGAGACTGGCGCCAGCCAATCAGATCCCGACGTGCCCGCCGTCGCCTACGTCCGGATGTCGACCGATCACCAGAAGTATTCGACAGAGAACCAGTTGGACGTCATCCGCAGCTATGCGGCCGCCCGCGGCCTGCAGATTCTGCGCGTTTTCGAGGACTCTGGGCGCTCAGGCCTCCGTCTCGATGGTCGCGAGGCGCTGCAGAACCTGATGGGCGAAGTTCAATCAGGCCGGGCCGACTTCAAGGCCATCCTCGTCTACGACGTCAGCCGTTGGGGCCGGTTTCAGGATGCCGACGAAGGCGCCTACCACGAGCACGTATGTTCCCGTGCCGGCATCCGGGTCCACTACTGCGGCGAGCAGTTCGAGAACGACGGCAGCATCGGCTCGAACCTCCTGAAAACCGTCAAGCGCGTGATGGCGGGCGAATACAGCCGCGAGCTGTCGGTGAAGGTCTTCGCCGGGCAATGCCGCCTCGTGGAGCTTGGCTATCGCCAGGGCGGCGCCGCCGGATACGGGCTGCGGCGGGTTCTGATCGACGAGCACGGCAGCCCGAAGGGCGAGCTGTCCCGTGGCGAGCAGAAGAGCCTGCAGACCGACCGAGTGATCCTGGTGCCCGGCCCCGAGGAAGAGCAGCGGGTCGTCCAGCGCATGTACGCGATGTTCGTCGACGAGGGGCGGCCGGAGCGCGAGATCGCGAAGATTCTGAATGCCGATGGACACCGGACCGATCTTGACCGTCCATGGACGCGTGCGACCGTCCATCAGGTGCTGACCAGTGAAAAATACATCGGGAACAATGTCTTCGCGAAGGTGTCGTTCAAGCTGAAGCAGCGCCGCGTGGTGAACCCGCGGGAGATGTGGATCCGCGCCGAGGGTGCCTATCCCGCCATCGTCGATCAGGCGCTGTTCCTGCGTGCGCGGGAGATCGTGGATGCGCGAAGCCGGCATTTCTCGGACGAGCAACTGCTCGACGCGCTGCGCGCGATCCTCCGGCGACAAGGCATGCTGTCGGGCCTGATCATCGACGAGGAGGAAAACCTGCCGTCCTCCAGCGCCTATCGCAGCCGCTTCGGCAGCCTCCTGCGCGCCTACCGCTTGATCGGATACGAGCCGGATCGCGACTACAGCTATATCGAGGCAAACCGGGCTCTGCGGCAGGCCCATCCGCAGGTCGTGGCCGAAATCATAGCTGGCGTCACCCGGCATGGCGGGTCGGCCGTGCAGGACCCTGACACCGATCTGGTTCGCGTCAACGACGAGTTCACGGTGTCCATCGTGCTGGCGCGCTGCACGGCGACGGCGGCCGGATCGCTGCGCTGGCGCATCCGCCTCGACACCGGCCTCGTGCCCGACATCACGATCGCCGTGCGCATGGACGAGGTGAACGAGGCGCCGCGCGACTACTATGTGCTGCCCAGCATCGACATGACCGTCGGGAAACTGAAGCTCGCCGAGCAGAACGGGCTCGCGCTCGATGCGTACCGGTTCGACACGCTCGACTTCTTCTACGCGCTCGCCTCGCGGGCCAGGATCGCGGAGGTGGCCTGA
- a CDS encoding type II toxin-antitoxin system RelE/ParE family toxin, whose translation MAIRVQETASVRLDEIYRYTRDHWGTAQAETYITGLFAAFEQIDTRGVMSRPVPAEFVVEGYFFRYERHFVYWRRLSNADIGIVTILHERMHQMDRFKQDFG comes from the coding sequence TTGGCAATCCGAGTCCAGGAGACGGCCTCTGTCCGCCTCGATGAGATCTATAGATATACCCGCGACCACTGGGGCACGGCACAGGCCGAAACCTACATCACCGGTCTGTTCGCCGCCTTCGAGCAGATCGATACACGCGGCGTCATGTCGAGGCCCGTACCAGCCGAGTTCGTAGTGGAAGGATACTTCTTCCGCTACGAGCGGCATTTCGTATACTGGCGGCGGCTGTCAAATGCGGACATCGGCATCGTGACGATCCTTCACGAGCGGATGCATCAGATGGATCGCTTCAAGCAGGATTTCGGGTAA